Proteins from a genomic interval of Plasmodium berghei ANKA genome assembly, chromosome: 6:
- a CDS encoding mitochondrial import inner membrane translocase subunit TIM10, putative, producing the protein MNENISKVNSTIVELLGMSDLFRRMQNSCWGKCIPDVNEPFLSVGETSCVDRCVHKYLEIHTLVGKNLQESQVMK; encoded by the coding sequence atgaatgaaaatataagcAAGGTTAATAGTACAATTGTTGAATTGTTGGGTATGTCTGATTTATTTAGAAGAATGCAAAATTCATGTTGGGGAAAATGTATACCCGATGTAAATGAACCTTTTTTATCAGTTGGTGAAACGAGTTGTGTTGATAGATGTGTCCATAAATATTTGGAGATACATACATTAGTAggaaaaaatttacaaGAAAGTCAAGTTATGAAATAG
- a CDS encoding zinc finger protein, putative: MEGGFTDINEVGNGNGNKNENIWCKDYHIKNINGNDDNVSSTLVRCHENEYTNSNHLNNEIPNLENPNLKNDENNNLNTDFVCDNTEKNMPPPFSSNVKPEKNNKSTLTNANNNEYQSAHTYDPSINGDQKERVTNNRDINENSNTVLEPQNEFSNNLNEDNATCFNQRGIIENSGIENETPNNGVYTNETPYLRGEEEENGINSEINVEEDNMLDVNNVNNVLTINNIINDRNSRSLASNSEEMNYYALTIRDNIINNNMNDNLNENEVHELRFYQRCFIGKILGYEIKPNLEEFNANKIVRAFLFLFILLGLFSIEFSLLYNNLLKINVDDAELLLIDSKYNDMFTRAFLFQFNKNKIKNLLLTDDMIKNEINKGNYKLYNDIHRVLNKLYNNNNNKNSVNNEKKSENIYKDAIRMYEKIKKKDVFIYTIKEFKFKMCRDIFKRINSNNSKNYLFIFMPTQNHLKITRIFIFLTIFFLCLRVGLISSRILYEFVLFFFYRSSRLSLNTKKGYLYKYFWSLCTVMFLEIILSDDCILWWVSDIDPIFSYHFQYFIWFCSIIYILTYGGSKLLKKWGHIRSNNSDNSSNNNIANIHSNNKYTYTGYILEYISKFLFGMNVIFAIFFILVNLGKPTVITIIITSAVLFVDILNDSYLEQISLTDFHNFTQNMQPKKKIYIIENKKKKQKKIALTRVNEHTYREFTMDDILEYEEKNKSKKYLGSTQSNINNSGGNENDGKLGYNKKKNIFNLKNIFNKRYLNGKWVYGRLSGGDSKCGEKSFTKREDNDAISNQINGEDASIVSSFEYCEICDERPKNIVLYPCMHGGFCELCIRSLIYNTTKLKYSLPCCPLCRKHIYDVYKISNEDKYKRVESVNILTIKSKK, encoded by the coding sequence atggaagGGGGATTTACAGACATTAATGAAGTAGGAAACggaaatggaaataaaaatgaaaacattTGGTGTAAAGattatcatataaaaaatataaatggaaatgatgataatgtAAGTAGTACTTTAGTTAGATGCcatgaaaatgaatatacTAATTCTAACCATTTAAACAATGAAATCCCTAATTTAGAAAACccgaatttaaaaaatgacgaaaataataatttaaatacaGATTTTGTATGTGATAatacagaaaaaaatatgccaCCTCCTTTTTCTTCAAATGTGAAACCagagaaaaataataaatcaaCATTAACCAatgcaaataataatgaatatcAATCTGCTCATACTTACGATCCTTCTATAAATGGTGATCAAAAAGAAAGAGTAACAAATAATCGagatataaatgaaaattcaAATACTGTATTAGAACCACAAAAtgaattttcaaataatttgaatGAAGATAATGCAACGTGTTTTAATCAAAGAGGAATTATCGAGAATAGCGGCATCGAAAATGAAACACCAAATAATGGAGTATATACAAATGAAACCCCTTATTTAAGAGGtgaagaagaagaaaatggaATAAATAGCGAAATAAATGTAGAAGAGGATAATATGCTCGATGTGAATAATGTAAACAATGTATtaacaataaataatataataaatgatagAAATTCAAGAAGTTTAGCTTCGAATAGTGAAgaaatgaattattatgCCTTAACAATAAgagataatataataaataacaatatgaatgataatttaaatgaaaatgaagtACATGAATTAAGATTTTATCAAAGATGTTTTATTGGAAAAATTTTAGGGTATGAAATAAAACCCAATTTAGAAGAATTTAATGCGAACAAAATTGTTAGagcatttttatttttatttatattattaggATTGTTTAGTATTGAATTTTCtttgttatataataatttattaaaaataaatgttgaTGATGCTGagttattattaattgactcaaaatataatgatatgTTTACAAGAGCATTCTTGTTtcaatttaataaaaataaaataaaaaatttgttacTAACTGAtgatatgataaaaaatgaaatcaATAAAGggaattataaattatataatgacATACATAGAGTAttgaataaattatataataataataataataaaaatagtgtaaataatgaaaaaaaatcagagaatatatataaggaTGCAATAAGAATGTAtgaaaagataaaaaagaaagatgtttttatatacacaatAAAAGAATTCAAATTCAAAATGTGTAGAGATATATTCAAAAGGattaatagtaataatagcaaaaattatttatttatattcatgcCAACACaaaatcatttaaaaattacaaggatttttattttcctaaccatattttttctctgTTTACGTGTTGGACTTATATCATCaagaatattatatgagtttgttttatttttcttttatcgATCATCCCGATTATCATTAAACACCAAAAAAggatatttatataaatatttctggTCATTATGCACAGTGATGTTTTtggaaattattttatcagATGATTGTATTTTATGGTGGGTAAGTGATATTGATCCGATATTTAGTTAccattttcaatattttatatggtTTTGttctataatatatattctaaCATATGGTGGAAGTAaactattaaaaaaatggggTCATATTAGGAGCAATAATTCTGATAATtctagtaataataatattgccAATATacatagtaataataaatacacTTATACTGGTTATATTTTAGAATATATTAGCAAGTTTTTATTTGGAATGAATGTGATAtttgctattttttttattttagtaAACCTTGGAAAGCCAACAGTTATtactataataataactaGTGCAGTTTTATTTGTGGACATTTTGAATGATTCATATTTAGAACAAATTAGTTTAACAGATTTTCACAATTTTACACAAAATATGcaaccaaaaaaaaaaatttatattatagaaaataaaaagaaaaaacaaaaaaaaattgcatTAACTAGAGTAAATGAACATACATATAGAGAATTCACTATGGATGATATTTTAgaatatgaagaaaaaaataaatcgaaaaaatatttgggAAGCACGCAaagtaatataaataatagtgGAGGGAATGAAAATGATGGAAAATTGGgttacaataaaaaaaaaaatatatttaatttaaaaaatatttttaataaaagatatTTGAATGGAAAATGGGTATATGGAAGATTATCAGGAGGGGATAGTAAATGTGGAGAAAAAAGTTTCACAAAACGTGAAGATAATGATGCAATTTCAAATCAAATTAATGGAGAGGACGCTTCGATAGTTTCTTCATTTGAATATTGTGAAATATGTGATGAGCGcccaaaaaatattgttttatatcCATGTATGCATGGTGGATTTTGTGAATTATGTATAAGATCATTGATATATAACACTACTAAgttaaaatattctttGCCTTGTTGTCCTTTATGTagaaaacatatttatgatGTCTACAAAATATCAAATGAAGATAAATATAAGCGCGTTGAAagtgttaatatattaactaTCAAAAGTAAGAAATGA